From the genome of Vibrio gangliei, one region includes:
- a CDS encoding LysR family transcriptional regulator — protein sequence MNTTLDPILLRSLVAVVDTGSFTRAADSTHLTQSTISQQIRKLEAQLGCELLVRKKRFATPTLEGERIVSHARRILAMMEDAIAETVVSAEQRPIKLGVPEDFATHELMPTLSLFAQAFPEVRLEVKSGMCSDIWHQFNKGELDLALVKHRPEQATGIAKWLEPLSWIDGKDAQNLQQQTIPLVGLPSTGLYRSEMAHTFDSLGKHWRMAYITTSLSGVGCAVEAGLGISLLPSRLVTSLHQVLTEQDGLPNIAPLELILHAQQQLSQQGKLLAEKLIEACDGIYRSCVHL from the coding sequence ATGAATACGACATTGGATCCTATTTTATTACGCAGTTTAGTTGCGGTGGTCGATACTGGCAGTTTTACTCGCGCAGCAGACAGTACACACTTAACGCAATCCACTATTAGCCAGCAGATTCGTAAATTAGAAGCGCAACTCGGGTGCGAATTGTTAGTACGCAAAAAGCGCTTTGCAACGCCCACATTAGAAGGGGAACGCATTGTTTCCCATGCGCGACGTATTCTCGCCATGATGGAAGATGCGATTGCGGAAACGGTTGTCAGTGCTGAGCAAAGACCAATTAAATTAGGCGTGCCAGAAGACTTCGCCACTCATGAGCTGATGCCAACCTTATCGTTATTTGCTCAGGCGTTTCCTGAGGTACGTTTGGAAGTTAAAAGCGGAATGTGCAGTGATATTTGGCATCAGTTTAACAAAGGGGAATTGGATCTAGCCTTAGTAAAACATCGGCCAGAGCAAGCCACCGGTATCGCTAAATGGCTAGAGCCTTTGAGTTGGATTGACGGCAAAGACGCGCAAAACTTACAGCAACAAACTATTCCGCTGGTTGGGCTGCCGAGCACGGGTCTATATCGAAGTGAAATGGCGCATACCTTTGATTCACTCGGTAAACATTGGCGCATGGCGTACATCACTACCAGTTTATCTGGCGTTGGGTGCGCAGTAGAAGCAGGGTTAGGGATTTCTTTATTACCAAGTCGTTTAGTGACGTCTTTACACCAAGTGCTGACAGAACAAGACGGCTTGCCGAATATTGCACCATTAGAACTCATTCTTCATGCTCAACAACAACTCAGCCAGCAAGGTAAGTTGCTGGCTGAGAAATTAATTGAAGCCTGTGATGGGATTTATCGAAGCTGTGTACACCTTTAA
- a CDS encoding esterase-like activity of phytase family protein, with protein sequence MKPLTLLAISLSTLFAVSTQAALTPNQAKVMAMQSGTQLPYNVMKSDIPDAERAGKTLELRNGAFGSDMAADPRNPNRFYALTDRGPNADIKGQYGKGKIFPTPDYTPRIGHFEIQTDGSIQLINTILLKDTSGNVITGLPNTANLGGTGETPYQLDGQPVTIDASKPFDKTNNPVKLDDFGLDSEGLVALSDGTFWVSDEYGPHIVHFDASGKEIGRINAFTQDSRDVFHLPAEFANRRANRGMEGLAVSKDEKTLIGIMQSSMANPTKKQQDLDLTRIVTVNLETGKIGQYLYHQDKNGNSNSGIKSLGNQQFVVIERDGKFLNQDANAQKDIYRIDLRNATDLEALPSNDHLKQDEKLGLMIDGKTVEQFVQDNGWDALKQYGIQPAEKTLLVNLAKTIHYPHDKLEGMWVIDDSHIGVLNDDDFAIAPAGKNQVTQKYLTPDRIDGSTLYIVGDLDLKAQ encoded by the coding sequence ATGAAACCATTAACTTTATTAGCGATATCACTGAGTACTCTGTTTGCAGTGTCAACGCAGGCGGCTTTAACGCCTAATCAAGCCAAAGTAATGGCGATGCAATCAGGTACTCAACTCCCTTATAACGTGATGAAAAGTGATATTCCTGACGCAGAACGTGCAGGTAAGACTCTGGAATTACGTAATGGCGCATTCGGTTCTGATATGGCGGCAGATCCTAGAAATCCAAACCGATTTTATGCGCTCACTGACCGTGGGCCGAACGCAGATATTAAAGGGCAATATGGCAAAGGAAAGATTTTCCCAACACCAGATTACACTCCTAGAATTGGTCACTTTGAAATACAAACAGATGGCAGTATCCAGCTTATTAACACCATTTTGCTTAAAGATACCTCTGGCAATGTGATTACAGGTTTACCCAATACCGCCAATCTTGGTGGCACAGGAGAAACGCCTTACCAACTGGATGGTCAGCCCGTTACCATCGATGCATCCAAACCATTTGATAAAACAAATAACCCAGTAAAATTGGATGACTTTGGCCTAGATAGTGAAGGCTTAGTTGCCCTGTCTGATGGTACCTTCTGGGTCAGTGATGAGTATGGTCCTCACATTGTGCACTTTGATGCTTCAGGCAAAGAAATCGGCCGTATTAATGCCTTCACACAAGACTCTCGTGATGTTTTTCATTTACCCGCTGAGTTTGCCAACCGACGAGCAAACCGTGGCATGGAGGGTCTCGCGGTAAGTAAAGATGAAAAAACTCTGATCGGCATTATGCAATCGAGCATGGCAAACCCGACGAAAAAGCAACAAGATCTCGATTTAACTCGTATTGTGACGGTTAACCTTGAAACGGGCAAAATTGGCCAATATCTCTATCATCAAGATAAAAATGGCAACTCAAACTCAGGGATAAAATCTCTCGGTAATCAACAATTTGTTGTGATTGAGCGTGATGGTAAATTTTTAAATCAAGACGCGAATGCCCAGAAAGACATTTACCGTATTGATTTACGTAACGCGACAGATTTAGAAGCATTGCCTTCTAATGATCATCTCAAACAAGACGAAAAATTGGGCTTGATGATTGATGGAAAAACCGTTGAACAGTTTGTTCAGGACAATGGTTGGGACGCACTAAAGCAATATGGTATTCAACCCGCTGAAAAGACACTGCTGGTGAACCTTGCTAAAACCATACACTACCCTCACGACAAACTAGAGGGGATGTGGGTAATTGATGATTCACATATTGGCGTCTTAAACGATGATGATTTCGCCATTGCACCCGCAGGGAAAAATCAAGTCACACAAAAATATCTAACGCCAGACCGCATTGACGGCAGTACGCTTTACATCGTTGGTGATTTGGATTTAAAAGCTCAATAA
- the urtA gene encoding urea ABC transporter substrate-binding protein, with protein sequence MQNKPQSLKTRLKLIAASAAISACAFSVQAADTIKVGVLHSLSGTMAISETTLKDTVLMLIEEQNKKGGVLGKQLEPVVVDPASNWPMYAEKARELIEKNKVAVTFGGWTSASRKAMLPVFEQDNSILFYPVQYEGQESSKNIFYTGAAPNQQAIPAVDYLINELGVQRFVLAGTDYVYPRTTNKILAAYLKSKGIADADVMVNYTPFGHSDWQSIVSNIKKFGSEGKKTAVVSTINGDANVPFYKELAAQGVSSEDIPVIAFSVGEEELSGMDTSALVGHLAAWNYFMSVDYEANETFIDTWHKYIKDDKRVTNDPMEATYIGFNLWVKAVEKAGTTDTDKVSEAIIGMSTPNLTGGTATMLANHHITKPVVIGEIQDNGQFDVVWETEKEVKGDAWSDFLPSSANLISDWTKPVMCGSYNTETKKCLGEVTE encoded by the coding sequence ATGCAAAACAAACCTCAATCCCTTAAAACTCGCTTAAAGCTGATCGCGGCAAGCGCTGCTATTTCAGCATGTGCTTTTAGTGTTCAAGCGGCAGATACGATAAAAGTCGGTGTGCTGCACTCTTTGTCGGGCACCATGGCGATCAGTGAAACCACTTTAAAAGATACTGTTTTAATGCTGATTGAAGAGCAAAATAAAAAGGGCGGCGTGCTAGGTAAGCAATTAGAACCTGTAGTGGTTGACCCTGCATCTAATTGGCCAATGTATGCTGAAAAAGCGCGTGAGTTGATTGAAAAAAATAAAGTGGCGGTGACATTTGGCGGTTGGACATCGGCGTCGCGTAAAGCCATGTTACCAGTGTTTGAACAAGACAACAGCATTCTGTTCTACCCAGTTCAATATGAAGGCCAAGAGTCTTCGAAAAACATTTTCTACACTGGCGCTGCGCCAAATCAACAAGCGATTCCTGCGGTGGATTACTTAATTAATGAGTTAGGTGTTCAACGTTTTGTCCTAGCTGGTACTGATTATGTTTATCCTCGCACCACCAACAAAATCTTAGCCGCTTACTTGAAAAGTAAAGGCATTGCCGATGCTGACGTGATGGTGAATTACACCCCATTCGGCCATTCTGATTGGCAATCCATCGTTTCAAATATCAAGAAATTCGGTTCAGAAGGTAAGAAAACCGCAGTCGTTTCAACCATCAACGGTGATGCTAACGTGCCTTTCTATAAAGAGCTCGCAGCGCAAGGTGTGTCATCAGAAGACATTCCAGTGATTGCATTCTCTGTTGGTGAAGAAGAGCTTTCTGGTATGGATACATCAGCTTTAGTGGGTCACTTAGCGGCGTGGAACTACTTCATGAGTGTCGATTATGAAGCGAATGAAACTTTCATTGATACTTGGCACAAATACATCAAAGACGACAAACGTGTGACCAACGATCCAATGGAAGCGACTTACATTGGCTTTAACTTGTGGGTGAAAGCGGTAGAAAAAGCCGGCACAACCGATACCGATAAAGTCAGTGAAGCCATCATTGGCATGTCGACGCCAAACCTCACTGGCGGCACTGCAACCATGTTAGCGAACCATCACATTACCAAACCGGTTGTGATTGGTGAGATCCAAGATAACGGCCAATTTGATGTGGTATGGGAAACGGAAAAAGAAGTGAAAGGCGATGCTTGGTCTGACTTCTTACCGAGCTCAGCTAACCTGATTTCAGATTGGACTAAGCCTGTTATGTGCGGCAGCTACAACACGGAAACGAAGAAATGTTTAGGTGAGGTGACCGAATAA
- the urtD gene encoding urea ABC transporter ATP-binding protein UrtD, with translation MSALDSVVTPFRRVGEGFEKFTRRDEVFDFLKPVNHPLIDTRHNIMLYMEGVSVSFDGFKAINDLNLYIKEGELRCIIGPNGAGKTTMMDIITGKTRPDQGQVWLGSKTNLLTMDEAAIANAGIGRKFQKPTVFESLTVWHNLELAMTGARTAWSTFRAKLSGEQSDEIDGVLSLIGLEQCRGLLAGALSHGQKQWLEIGMLLMQKPKLLLVDEPVAGMTHQEMDRTAELLKSLAGKHSVVVVEHDMEFVRSIADQVTVLHQGHVLAEGNMDQIQSHPQVKKVYLGE, from the coding sequence ATGAGCGCATTAGATTCGGTTGTCACACCATTTCGCCGAGTGGGTGAAGGTTTCGAAAAATTTACCCGCCGCGATGAAGTATTTGATTTTTTAAAGCCCGTTAATCATCCACTGATTGATACTCGCCACAACATCATGTTGTACATGGAAGGGGTGTCAGTTTCTTTTGATGGATTTAAAGCGATTAACGATTTGAATTTGTACATAAAAGAAGGGGAATTGCGATGCATCATCGGTCCAAACGGCGCCGGAAAAACCACCATGATGGACATCATTACTGGCAAGACACGTCCGGATCAGGGGCAGGTGTGGTTAGGTTCAAAGACGAACTTGTTAACTATGGACGAAGCAGCCATCGCCAACGCGGGGATTGGTCGTAAATTCCAAAAACCAACGGTATTTGAAAGCCTAACCGTATGGCATAACCTTGAATTGGCCATGACAGGCGCACGCACAGCATGGTCTACCTTTCGCGCCAAATTATCAGGTGAGCAGAGTGATGAAATTGATGGCGTGCTGTCGTTGATTGGTCTTGAACAGTGTCGAGGTTTACTGGCTGGCGCTTTATCGCATGGACAAAAACAGTGGCTAGAAATCGGCATGTTATTAATGCAAAAGCCAAAGTTATTGCTGGTGGATGAGCCTGTGGCGGGTATGACGCATCAAGAAATGGATCGCACCGCCGAATTGTTGAAATCGTTAGCGGGTAAGCACTCGGTAGTGGTGGTGGAACACGACATGGAGTTCGTGCGTTCGATTGCCGATCAAGTCACAGTGCTGCATCAAGGGCATGTGTTAGCGGAAGGGAATATGGATCAGATCCAATCTCATCCTCAAGTGAAGAAAGTGTA
- the urtC gene encoding urea ABC transporter permease subunit UrtC yields MTSQSIHGTPNPSGFAARRSFMASDKGGKITIIFLLLLAVVVPVLNLVVPEGNPLHLSSFTVTQMGKYLSYALVALAVDLIWGYLGILSLGHGAFFALGGYAMGMYLTREIGDRGVYGNPLLPDFMVSLNWQELPWFWHGFDHFAFTALMIMLVPGVLAFVFGYLAFRSRVSGVYLSIMTQALTYALMLAFSRNEMGFGGSSGLTGFKDVLGFSLEQDTTKVGLLVTTIAAVIIGYLICRLVISSRLGRVAVAIRDAESRTRFTGYDVDSIKLWVFVLSAVLAGIAGALYVTQAGSTSAAQFAPINSIEIVVWVALGGRATLFGAIVGALIINYAKSWFTVEFPDVWLFALGGIFVLSTMYLPKGVMGALSEKWANKSEPSASFENSSQSSSQNNKEAHS; encoded by the coding sequence ATGACTTCTCAATCAATTCATGGAACACCCAATCCGTCTGGTTTTGCTGCGCGACGCTCTTTCATGGCGTCGGATAAAGGCGGCAAGATCACCATTATCTTTTTATTGCTGCTGGCGGTGGTGGTGCCCGTGCTTAATCTTGTGGTGCCAGAAGGGAACCCGCTGCATTTAAGTTCATTTACCGTGACACAAATGGGCAAATATTTGTCTTATGCGTTAGTGGCGTTAGCGGTGGATTTGATCTGGGGTTACTTAGGCATTTTAAGCCTAGGTCACGGCGCGTTTTTCGCACTTGGCGGCTACGCAATGGGGATGTACCTCACTCGCGAAATTGGTGATCGCGGCGTTTATGGTAACCCATTGCTGCCAGATTTTATGGTATCGCTCAATTGGCAAGAGTTGCCGTGGTTTTGGCATGGCTTTGATCACTTTGCTTTTACAGCCTTGATGATCATGTTAGTGCCGGGCGTATTGGCATTTGTCTTTGGTTATCTTGCGTTCCGTTCGCGTGTTTCCGGTGTTTATCTTTCCATTATGACGCAAGCACTGACTTACGCGCTGATGCTGGCTTTCTCTCGTAATGAAATGGGATTCGGCGGCAGCAGTGGCTTAACCGGATTTAAAGATGTACTCGGATTTAGCCTTGAGCAAGACACCACCAAAGTTGGTTTGTTAGTGACGACGATTGCCGCTGTGATTATTGGCTATTTGATTTGCCGTTTGGTGATTTCTAGCCGACTAGGGCGCGTAGCGGTGGCGATTCGTGATGCGGAATCTCGTACTCGTTTTACTGGTTACGATGTCGATAGCATCAAGTTATGGGTGTTCGTATTGTCTGCAGTATTAGCGGGTATTGCTGGTGCACTGTATGTGACTCAAGCGGGCAGTACTAGCGCTGCGCAATTTGCGCCAATCAACTCGATTGAAATTGTGGTATGGGTAGCACTGGGCGGTCGCGCAACTTTATTTGGTGCGATTGTGGGTGCCTTGATCATTAACTACGCCAAGAGCTGGTTCACGGTGGAATTTCCAGATGTGTGGTTATTCGCACTCGGTGGCATTTTCGTGTTATCGACTATGTACTTGCCAAAGGGTGTGATGGGAGCTCTATCGGAAAAGTGGGCCAATAAATCTGAGCCTTCTGCTTCATTTGAAAACTCATCTCAAAGCTCTAGTCAAAATAATAAGGAGGCCCACTCATGA
- the urtB gene encoding urea ABC transporter permease subunit UrtB, translated as MIIKPINQLLLLIMMLCFACWSSLSSAAELQSLSDVKTALLSKKSSDKQDAIEWLSQSSDTEQAKNILTPWLEGDLYFRKSDDALFVIPSLKTGQTATALFDAKDATIDNTRDFSKVRTNNSLRSDIRDVIARIDVSANDPIIRLQAVNSLLGTTNAKTIEKMHTQLASESNADVQSAIELALAMNQVQTSDNANEKVAAIEVIGQSKQSEVYGILSQIIHSDAQDEVKQAAQLALNTYQQKQKFYGGVETVFFGLSLGSVLVLAGIGLAITFGVMGVINMAHGELIMIGAYTTYVIQQIMPNNIGLALLLSIPAAFVVSGLVGIVIERSVIRRLYGRPLETLLATFGISLILQQAVRSIFSPLNRSVSTPDWMSGALSINPMLSLTYNRLYIIIFCFMVFLALVAILKKTPLGLQVRAVSQNRAMARAMGVRSERVDAMTFGLGSGIAGVAGVALSQLTNVGPNMGQNYIIDSFMVVVFGGVGNLWGTLVAGLSLGLFNKILEPWAGAVLAKILVLVFIILFIQKRPKGLFPQRGRAAE; from the coding sequence ATGATAATAAAACCAATAAATCAATTATTACTCCTAATAATGATGTTGTGTTTTGCCTGCTGGAGCTCTTTATCTAGCGCGGCTGAACTTCAATCATTATCGGATGTGAAAACCGCTTTGCTGTCGAAAAAAAGCAGTGATAAACAAGATGCGATTGAGTGGTTATCTCAATCTTCTGATACCGAACAAGCCAAAAACATTTTAACGCCTTGGTTAGAGGGCGATTTATATTTTAGAAAGTCTGATGATGCCTTGTTCGTTATTCCATCCTTAAAAACAGGACAAACCGCGACGGCCTTATTTGATGCTAAAGACGCGACCATCGATAACACTCGCGATTTTTCCAAAGTGCGCACCAATAACTCGCTTCGTTCTGACATTCGTGATGTGATTGCACGTATTGATGTGAGCGCGAATGATCCTATTATTCGTTTGCAAGCCGTCAATAGCTTATTAGGCACAACCAACGCGAAAACCATCGAAAAAATGCATACCCAACTGGCTTCTGAAAGCAATGCCGATGTGCAATCTGCAATTGAATTAGCGTTAGCCATGAACCAAGTGCAAACCAGTGACAATGCAAATGAAAAAGTCGCTGCGATTGAAGTGATTGGTCAATCAAAGCAATCGGAAGTGTATGGCATTTTAAGCCAAATTATTCATAGCGATGCGCAAGATGAAGTCAAACAAGCAGCGCAGTTGGCTTTGAATACTTATCAGCAAAAACAAAAATTCTACGGTGGTGTTGAAACCGTCTTCTTTGGCTTGAGCCTAGGCTCGGTATTGGTATTAGCGGGGATTGGCCTTGCAATCACCTTCGGTGTGATGGGCGTGATCAACATGGCGCACGGCGAGCTGATCATGATTGGCGCGTACACCACTTACGTGATCCAGCAAATTATGCCAAACAATATAGGGCTGGCTTTGTTGCTATCTATTCCAGCGGCGTTTGTGGTATCGGGACTGGTTGGGATTGTGATCGAACGTAGTGTCATCCGCCGCTTATATGGTCGACCACTGGAAACCCTATTAGCCACATTTGGTATTAGTCTGATTCTTCAACAAGCAGTACGCAGTATTTTCTCTCCGTTAAACCGCTCGGTCAGTACCCCAGATTGGATGTCGGGTGCGCTTAGCATTAACCCTATGTTATCTCTCACTTATAACCGTCTTTACATCATCATTTTCTGCTTCATGGTGTTTCTGGCGCTGGTCGCTATTTTGAAGAAAACCCCGCTGGGTCTACAAGTTCGTGCTGTCTCTCAAAACCGTGCGATGGCGCGAGCGATGGGCGTGCGTTCTGAGCGAGTTGATGCCATGACTTTTGGTTTGGGTTCTGGCATTGCGGGCGTCGCGGGTGTGGCGTTATCGCAGTTAACCAACGTGGGTCCGAACATGGGGCAAAACTACATCATCGATTCGTTTATGGTGGTGGTATTCGGCGGCGTGGGTAACTTGTGGGGCACGCTGGTGGCAGGTTTAAGCCTTGGTTTGTTCAACAAAATTTTGGAACCTTGGGCTGGCGCGGTACTGGCGAAAATTCTGGTGTTGGTATTCATCATTCTATTTATTCAAAAGCGTCCGAAGGGTTTGTTCCCTCAACGTGGCCGAGCTGCGGAATAA